The region CAGCCCACGTTCTCGTGCCGCTCGAGCGTTAGCTTCTTGAAAATCGTCGGCCGGTAGGTGACCACAACCTCGCCGTGGGCCGGGCCGCCGCAGACCATCCCGGTATGGGGCCGTCCTGGGGCGAATTCGGTCAGCACCCGGATATCAACCGCGATCTGGGCGGTGGTGTAGTAGTCCACATCTACACGGTGGACGTATGCCTTTCGTTCTTCCCACTCGAGCCGGTCCACATGGTACTGCTGGCCCAGGTGCAGGTAGATCGCGTCCTCGTGCACGAGTCCTGGAGCGCTGGCCAGATCCACCTCGCCCACGACCCGGGGCGCGGGATCCGTGGTGTCAATGATCACGACGTTCTCGGTGGAGGCGCTGCGCAGCGAGACGTCTTGGGCCGGATACGCGTCGGCCACGTAGTGCCAGCGATCATCTTCCCGGTGCACGATCCGCTGCTTCTCCAAGTAGTCCAGGACCTCGGGCAGCGTCCTCGGCCCGAACCGCTCGCCGCTCTCGATGGGCAGTTCGAACGCCGCGCAGCGTACGTGGCTGGTCAGGATGTAGACGTTGTCGGGGTTGACCAGTCCGGCCTCCGGTGACTGCCCGAAGAAGTACTCGGGATGCCGCACGATGTATTGATCGAGCGGGTCGCTGGTGGCGGTCAGGATCGCCGCGGAAAGGTCCTGCGTGCGGCCTGCGCGTCCCGCCTGCTGCCAGGTTGAGGCCACGGTGCCGGGATAACCGACCAGCAGCGCCGCCTGCAGGCGGCCGATGTCAATGCCGAGCTCCAGCGCGTTGGTGGCGGCAACGGCCAGCACGCTTCCGTCCCGGAGCCCCTTCTCGATGGCCCTTCGCTCGGACGGCAGGTAGCCCGCGCGATAGCCGGCGATGCGTTCCGGCGGGATCTGGTGGCCGGCCGCAACCGACTGAAACCGTGCGGTCAGGAGCTCACAGGCACGACGGCTGCGCGCGAACGCGATCAACGGGATCCGATTACGGATGAACTCACCGGCCAGCCTGCCGGCCTCGGAGAGCGCGTCCCGGCGGATGCCCAGCTCGCGGTTGATCACCGGGGGATTGTAGAACGCGATCACCTTGGGGCCCGATGGTGCACCGTTATCGTCCACCAGCGCAACCTCTTCTTCCAGCAGGCGCTCGGCAAGCTCCTTCGGGTTGCCGATCGTGGCCGAGGTAAAGATCACCTGGGGCGCGCTGCCGTAGAAGCGGCAGATGCGCCGAAGCCGCCGCAGCACGTTGGCAACGTGGCTGCCGAACACGCCGCGATATGTATGCAGCTCGTCAACGACGACGTAGCGGAGGTTCTCGAACAAGCGCAGCCACTTCGTGTGGTGCGGCAGGATCGCCGCGTGCAGCATGTCGGGGTTTGTGACGACAACGTGGCCGGCGGTCCTGATTGCCCGCCGTGCCGCGCCAGGCGTATCACCGTCGTAGGTAGCGGCCTTGATGTCCGCTTTCAGCGCGCGGACCAGGGTCTGCAACTCATCCACCTGGTCCATGGAGAGGGCCTTGGTGGGAAACAGGTAGAGCGCACGTGTCTGGGGGGCTGACAGCAACGCGTTGAGAACCGGCAGGTTGTAGCAGAGCGTCTTGCCCGACGCGGTCGGCGTGACAACAACTAGGTGCCGGCCCGACCGGGCGATCTCGAAAGACTGGGCCTGGTGCGTGTAGAGCTGCTCGATGCCCGCGCCCCGAAGCGCCGAAGCCAATCGGCCGTCCACATCGTCAGGGATCGGCTCGTACCGGCCTGGCCGCTCCGGGACCAGATGCCAGGCGGTGATGTTCCGGGCCCACGCGGGGTCTGTGCGCAGCGCGGTCAGAATCTGCTCGAGTGTCATGCCGTCACCATGGTACGAACACAGGTTCGACGGCAGGCAGGCAGGCCTCCTTCTGCGCAAGGAGGCCATGTGGGGCAGGGACGGGGCTGGGGGGCTAGACTCGTGCGGCCCGGAGCACACCTACAGCAATCGCGGCAAGGAAGGCCAAAGCGGTAAGGGTTACCCAGGCTCCCAGATGGCTGAGGGCTTTCAGAGCCAGGACCCATCCTATAGCAAGGCCAATCAGACTGATCGTCAATCTGTTGACGGTTGAGGTCATCTCGCCTCCAGATGCGGCGTTATCACACGGGTTATTCCCCGCAATCCTCGGGTTCAGTCGCACCATCACGGGTTATTGACAACAACAACCCTCCCGGCTAGTATAACTCCCAAGTCTCGCAGCACGGTGTTGCGCTCGGCCTCCGTGCTGCTCGCGAGGGAGTGCGCCTAGGGTTCCGCGGTCCTACCCGGTCCGGTCTGGTCCAAGCGGCGCAGACGGCACAGCGCCGTTACACCTTCAGGATAGAAGCCTGAGGGATAGGTTCCTCACCGGTGCCTATCGCTCGGGCTTTGTTGTATCTGTACAACGCGATGAGGGGAAGCAGTAGGCGGCCCCGCGGAGAAGAGCGAGCCGGACCTGGTGTGAGCCGGTCTTCGTACCTGCCGAATCTCGTCCCTGAGCCGCGGATCTGAACCAGAGTAGGATCCGCCGTCCGCCCACGATACGGGATCGAGGGCCCCCCGGTGAAGTGCCGGTGGGGAACTAAGGTGGTACCGCGGGAGCATCCGCCCTTAGATGTCTCCCGCGTTGCGTTTTCGGCGCAGACGAGAGAGATGGAACGGCGGGTCGGCAGGACTAGGGAGGGGACGGCATGGCGCGGCAGGCAACGGTTCCATTGAAGCCACGGGCGGCACCGCTGAAACCCCGAGCGGCACCGCGCGCCGGGCAGGTAAACGGGGCGCAGGCACTGGTTGAGTCCCTCCGCCGCGAGGGCGTACGGATCATTTTCGGCGTGCCGGGCGGCGCCTCGCTTCCGATCTACGATGCGCTCTACGATGCGGACCCCCTGCGGCACATCCTGGTCCGCCACGAGCAGGTCGCCGTTCACGCCGCGGTCGGCTACGCCAGGGCTTCGGGTCGCGTGGGTGTCTGCACCGCAACCTCTGGGCCGGGAGCCACGAACCTGGTAACCGGCATCGCCGACGCCATCATGGACTCGGTGCCCATTGTGGCGATCACAGGGCAGGTGCCACGGGAAGTCATCGGCAACGATGCCTTTCAGGAGGCGGACGTGACCGGCATCACGATGCCGATCACCAAGTTCAACATGCTCGTGATGAGCGCCTCCGAGATCCCCCAGGCCGTTCATCAGGCATTCTATCTGGCGAGGACCGGGCGTCCGGGCCCTGTGCTCGTGGACATCCCCCGGGACGTGTCGCAGGAGATGTGCGTGCCGGAGTTCACCGATGAGGTGACCATTCCCGGATACAGGCCCATCTTGGAAGGTGCCGCCAACCAGATCGCGGCAGCGGTGAAGGCGCTGGCAGAGGCCGAGCGACCGGTCATCTGCGCCGGCGGCGGTGTCATCGGCTCCAACGCCAGCCCTGAGCTGGCGGCGCTGGTGGACGGCACGGGGATCCCTGTGGTGCTGACATTGATGGGCAAGGGCGCGCTTGATGAACTTCACCCGCGGTGCCTGGGGATGCTGGGCATGCACGGTAGCGCCTACGCGAACTGGGCGGTCAACGGCGCGGATGTGCTTCTGGTAGTGGGCGCACGGCTCGACGACAGGGTGACCGGCAGGCTCGAGGACTTCGCGCCCCGCGCTCGGATCATCCACGTGGACATTGACCCGGCGGAGATCGGCAAGAACAAGCCGGCCCACATTCCCATCGTGGGAGATGCGAAGCGCGTGCTGGCGGTGATGGCGGCACAGGCCCGGGCTCCGCAGATCGAGTCCTGGTGGCGGCTGATCACAGAATGGCGCGTACGCCACCCGTTTCGGTACCACCAGAACGACCACCGGATCAGCGCCCAGTACGTGTGCGACATGCTCAACAAGGTCACGGGCGGCCGCGCGGTTGCGGTTACCGACGTCGGCCAGCACCAGATGTGGATGGCCCAGTGGTACCGCCCGCGCGCGCCGAGGCACTTCATTACCTCGGGCGGCCTGGGCGTGATGGGCTTCGGTTTCCCGGCGGCGATGGGCGCGAAGTTCGCCTGTCCCGACGAGACGGTGGTGGCCGTTGTGGGCGACGGCGGCTTCCAGATGACCTTGCAGGATCTGGCTACCGCGGTCGAGCACGGGGTGAGCCTGGCGATCGTCGTGCTCAACAACGGGGCGTTGGGAATGGTGAGGCAGTGGCAGTCCATGTTCTACGGGGGGCGCTTCTCGGCGTCCTTGTTGCGCAACCCGGATTTCGCCCGTGTGGCAGAGGCCTTCGGCGCGCGTGGGATCCGGGTCGAGCGTCCCGAGCAGGTTGAGGGGGCACTGCGCGCAGCCCTGGAGACGGAGGGCGTCCCGTGCGTGGTGGATGTGATCTGTGACCCGGCCGAGAACGTCCTTCCGATGATACCTTCCGGGCAGTCGGTCGCGGAGATGATCCTCGATGAGTGAGCCTCACTCCGCGACGATCTCCGTACTGGTCCGGAACGCGCCCGGCGTGCTGGTGCGCGTCGCAGGCCTTATCCGAAGGCGCGGGGTCAACATCCACAGCCTATCGGTCGGGCCGACCGAGGATCCTTCAACCTCACGCATGACGATCGTGGTTGACACGGCCCCCGAACGCACGGAGTTGTTTGCCAAGCAACTGCGCAAGCTGGTCGAGGTGCTGCGGGCGACCGCCATTGACGGTACGCCCTCGGTAGACCGCGAGCTGGCGCTGATAAAGGTCAACGTCACCTCGGGCACCCGTATGGAGATCATGGAGATCGCCAGCGTGTTCCGGGCCAACATCGTTGACCTGACGGACCGGACCATGACCATCGAGGTCACCGGCCGTACCGAGAAGGTAGATGCGATCCTTACGCTCCTGGCCAGGCATGGCATTCGTGAGATGGCCCGCACCGGGCAGGTCACGCTCGTGAGGGGGCCACAGAATACCTGAGGCACTCGGACCGCGCCCCTGATGCGGCCCAAGGCACCGGGAAGGAGAAGAGCGATGGCCACAGTTTACACCGAACGCGACGGCGGCCTCCGGCCGCTTGAGGGCAAGACGGTCGCGGTCTTGGGTTACGGCAGCCAGGGCCATGCGCAGGCCCAGAACCTGCGCGACTCCGGGGTCGGGGTGATCGTGGGGTTGCGCCCGGGAAGCCCCTCCTGGGACAGGGCCGGCTCTGACGGCTTCGCCGTGAGATCCACCGCCGAGGCGGCGGAGGAGGGCGACGTGGTGCAGGTGCTGATTCCAGATGAGCTGCAGTCCGCCGCCTACCGGGAAGCGATTGCACCTGTCCTTCAGAGGGGAAAGGCACTGGCCTTCTCTCACGGGTTCAACAT is a window of Armatimonadota bacterium DNA encoding:
- a CDS encoding DEAD/DEAH box helicase, producing the protein MTLEQILTALRTDPAWARNITAWHLVPERPGRYEPIPDDVDGRLASALRGAGIEQLYTHQAQSFEIARSGRHLVVVTPTASGKTLCYNLPVLNALLSAPQTRALYLFPTKALSMDQVDELQTLVRALKADIKAATYDGDTPGAARRAIRTAGHVVVTNPDMLHAAILPHHTKWLRLFENLRYVVVDELHTYRGVFGSHVANVLRRLRRICRFYGSAPQVIFTSATIGNPKELAERLLEEEVALVDDNGAPSGPKVIAFYNPPVINRELGIRRDALSEAGRLAGEFIRNRIPLIAFARSRRACELLTARFQSVAAGHQIPPERIAGYRAGYLPSERRAIEKGLRDGSVLAVAATNALELGIDIGRLQAALLVGYPGTVASTWQQAGRAGRTQDLSAAILTATSDPLDQYIVRHPEYFFGQSPEAGLVNPDNVYILTSHVRCAAFELPIESGERFGPRTLPEVLDYLEKQRIVHREDDRWHYVADAYPAQDVSLRSASTENVVIIDTTDPAPRVVGEVDLASAPGLVHEDAIYLHLGQQYHVDRLEWEERKAYVHRVDVDYYTTAQIAVDIRVLTEFAPGRPHTGMVCGGPAHGEVVVTYRPTIFKKLTLERHENVGWGPIHLPESTLHTTAYWLALPILPVPQHELQGLLIGLSHSLAHVAALFLMCDPRDLGRTYEVHSPHADRPTVFLYDAFPGGVGFAERLYRMHHQVLSAARDLIAACPCDSGCPSCVGPVLEVGSTGKALALEVLDARLIPDARR
- the ilvB gene encoding biosynthetic-type acetolactate synthase large subunit, producing MARQATVPLKPRAAPLKPRAAPRAGQVNGAQALVESLRREGVRIIFGVPGGASLPIYDALYDADPLRHILVRHEQVAVHAAVGYARASGRVGVCTATSGPGATNLVTGIADAIMDSVPIVAITGQVPREVIGNDAFQEADVTGITMPITKFNMLVMSASEIPQAVHQAFYLARTGRPGPVLVDIPRDVSQEMCVPEFTDEVTIPGYRPILEGAANQIAAAVKALAEAERPVICAGGGVIGSNASPELAALVDGTGIPVVLTLMGKGALDELHPRCLGMLGMHGSAYANWAVNGADVLLVVGARLDDRVTGRLEDFAPRARIIHVDIDPAEIGKNKPAHIPIVGDAKRVLAVMAAQARAPQIESWWRLITEWRVRHPFRYHQNDHRISAQYVCDMLNKVTGGRAVAVTDVGQHQMWMAQWYRPRAPRHFITSGGLGVMGFGFPAAMGAKFACPDETVVAVVGDGGFQMTLQDLATAVEHGVSLAIVVLNNGALGMVRQWQSMFYGGRFSASLLRNPDFARVAEAFGARGIRVERPEQVEGALRAALETEGVPCVVDVICDPAENVLPMIPSGQSVAEMILDE
- the ilvN gene encoding acetolactate synthase small subunit, which translates into the protein MSEPHSATISVLVRNAPGVLVRVAGLIRRRGVNIHSLSVGPTEDPSTSRMTIVVDTAPERTELFAKQLRKLVEVLRATAIDGTPSVDRELALIKVNVTSGTRMEIMEIASVFRANIVDLTDRTMTIEVTGRTEKVDAILTLLARHGIREMARTGQVTLVRGPQNT